In Dromaius novaehollandiae isolate bDroNov1 unplaced genomic scaffold, bDroNov1.hap1 HAP1_SCAFFOLD_37, whole genome shotgun sequence, the following proteins share a genomic window:
- the LOC135326196 gene encoding olfactory receptor 14A16-like, with the protein MYFFLLNLSLLDLGSVSTTVPKSMANSLWDTRAISYLGCAAQVFFFFFLFPTEYSLLTVMAYDRFVAICKPLHYGILLDSRSCVQMAAAAWASGFLNALLHTANTFSIPLCQGNTVDQFFCEIPQILKLSCADCYLREVRLLVVSACLGFGCFIFIVLSYVQIFTAVLRIPSEQGRHKAFSMCLPHLAVVSLFLSTGIFAYLKPPSLSSPALDLVVAVLYSVVPPAVNPLIYSMRNKELKEALKKLVQLVLFQQQ; encoded by the coding sequence atgtacttcttcctcctcaacctctccctcctcgaccttggctctgtctccaccactgtccccaaatccatggccaattccctgtgggacaccagggccatttcctacttgggatgtgctgcccaggtctttttcttctttttcttgtttccaacagagtattctctcctcacagtcatggcctacgaccgcttcgTTGCCAtttgcaaacccctgcactatgggatcCTCCTGGACAGCAGatcttgtgtccaaatggcagcagctgcctgggccagtggttttctcaatgctctcctgcacactgcgaacacattttcaataccactctgccaaggcaacacagtggaccagttcttctgtgagattccccagatcctcaagctctcctgtgcagactgCTACCTCAGGGAAGTcaggcttcttgtggttagtgcctgtttaggctttgggtgtttcattttcattgtgctgtcctacgtgcagatcttcactgctgtgctgaggatcccctctgagcagggccggcacaaagccttttccatgtgcctcccgcacctggccgtggtctccctgtttctcagcactggcatctttgcctacctgaagcccccctccctctcctccccagctctggatctggtggtggctgttctgtactcggtggtgcctccagcagtgaaccccctcatctacagcatgaggaacaaggagctcaaggaggcactgaagaaactggttcaattggtactgtttcagcagcaataa
- the LOC135326195 gene encoding olfactory receptor 14A16-like, whose protein sequence is LHYSMLMGSRACVRMAAAAWGTGFLNALLHTANTFSIPLCQGNTVDQFFCEVPQILKLSCSDSYLREVGLLVFSVFLVFGCFICIVVSYVQIFTAVLRIPSEQGRHKAFSMCLPHLAVVSLFISTGMFAYLKPPSLSCPALDLVVAVLYSVVPPGAAPLVLGLCLNYTVDMSVPGPAPLGS, encoded by the exons ctgcactacagcatgctcatgggcagcagagcttgtgtcagaatggcagcagctgcctggggcactggttttctcaatgctctcctgcacactgcgaacacattttcaataccactctgccaaggcaacacagtggaccagttcttctgtgaagtgccccagatcctcaagctctcctgctcagactcctacctcagggaagtggggcttcttgtgttTAGTGTCtttttagtctttgggtgtttcatttgcattgtggtgtcctacgtgcagatcttcactgctgtgctgaggatcccctctgagcagggccggcacaaagccttttccatgtgcctcccacacctggccgtggtctccctgttcatcagcactggcatgtttgcctacctgaagcccccctccctctcctgcccagctctggatctggtggtggctgttctgtactcggtggtgcctcca ggagctgctccccttgtccttgggctgtgcctgaaCTACACTGTGGACATGTCTGTGCCcggccctgcacctcttgggtcctga